A genome region from Haloarcula rubripromontorii includes the following:
- a CDS encoding hybrid sensor histidine kinase/response regulator, with product MTEPIHLNVLLVEDNPGDARLVEHHLNSPAVGHFVDDVTISHVESLAPVADRPGATYDVVLLDLGLPESTGLSTLDRATEMVDAAPIIVLTGMQDQEMAIEAINRGAQDYLPKADLDGDRLVRALRYAVVRSRQQRAIQRQTDQMDFFNSILQHDILNGMNVIRARGELLEDTLDSQEREYASTIVRWSDDLIDLTEKVRSVLETVTDEDGRGHEHRELQAVLTAAAERARSVGDACTVTVESEAVTVVADELLDDVFANLFLNAVEHSGADVTIDVTTTVEDGVVTVCLADDGDGIPSSEARRIFERGEKGSESGGTGFGLYFVDTMVRSYGGDVWVEDSDLGGAAFYIELPHATP from the coding sequence CACCTCAATGTACTCCTCGTCGAAGACAATCCGGGGGACGCCCGCCTCGTCGAGCACCACCTGAACTCGCCGGCCGTGGGGCACTTCGTCGACGACGTGACCATCTCCCACGTCGAGTCGCTGGCCCCGGTCGCCGACCGCCCCGGGGCGACCTACGACGTGGTGTTGCTCGACCTCGGCCTGCCGGAGTCGACGGGGCTTTCGACGCTCGACCGGGCGACCGAGATGGTCGATGCCGCGCCGATTATCGTGCTCACGGGGATGCAAGACCAGGAGATGGCCATCGAGGCTATCAACCGCGGCGCACAGGACTACCTGCCGAAAGCGGATCTGGACGGTGACCGACTCGTGAGGGCACTCCGGTACGCAGTCGTCAGGAGTCGCCAGCAGCGTGCAATTCAGCGCCAGACCGACCAGATGGACTTCTTCAACAGTATCCTGCAACACGACATTCTCAACGGGATGAACGTGATTCGGGCACGGGGCGAACTCCTCGAGGACACGCTCGACAGCCAGGAACGCGAGTACGCGTCGACCATCGTCCGGTGGAGCGACGACCTGATCGACCTCACGGAGAAGGTCCGGTCAGTGCTGGAGACGGTCACCGACGAGGACGGGCGAGGCCACGAACACCGGGAGCTACAGGCCGTCCTCACGGCCGCAGCGGAGCGCGCCCGGTCGGTCGGTGACGCCTGTACTGTCACCGTCGAATCGGAGGCCGTCACCGTCGTCGCCGACGAACTGCTCGACGACGTGTTCGCGAACCTCTTTCTCAACGCAGTCGAACACAGTGGTGCGGATGTGACCATCGATGTGACGACGACGGTCGAGGATGGGGTTGTCACAGTCTGTCTCGCCGACGACGGGGACGGCATTCCGAGCAGCGAGGCCCGGCGTATCTTCGAGCGCGGCGAAAAGGGCTCCGAGTCCGGCGGCACCGGCTTCGGGCTCTACTTCGTGGACACGATGGTCCGGAGCTACGGTGGCGATGTCTGGGTCGAGGACAGCGACCTCGGCGGCGCAGCGTTTTATATTGAACTCCCACACGCGACTCCGTAA
- a CDS encoding sensor histidine kinase yields the protein MNDPLDGAEGSDPEEQDRYLAAMQDLTAAMAASGTTFRERVEPVLEVGREHLGFPNGHVTVVSGDEHKIVASSGLQSTITAGDETPLSETYCRHALNESGIYVVTNASEAMATDPAYERFGLEAYVGATLRADGAEYGTLCFVNDTESISEFSDWQQTLFEHLTQWVEAEIERELAVDTREQSQRLLEATFNSPETFIGILNADGNLIRANETALGFIDVDDDAVFGEPFWETPWWNHSEGVACRCQNAVERASEGEMVRFEAEHVGTDGQRISTAVVARPVMVDGTVQKIIVEGTDITDLKRREEQMEFFNSILRHDILNGMTVIEARAETLADALTGTQAAYAETILDWSQDIVDLTQKVRSVLSTMSDEGLTEAEPMELGSVVEGATKKAVSMDEDCTLRTDIHDETVVVADDLLDDVVGNILTNAVEHGGPGTTIEVTTERVGSMVHLRIADDGPGIPPAEREAIFERGEHGTESTGTGFGLYFVSVMVDSYGGDIWVEESDLGGSEFVVSLPVE from the coding sequence ATGAATGATCCGCTGGACGGTGCCGAGGGTAGCGACCCGGAAGAACAGGATCGCTATCTTGCGGCTATGCAAGACCTCACTGCGGCGATGGCGGCCAGCGGAACCACGTTTCGGGAGCGCGTCGAGCCAGTCTTGGAGGTCGGTCGAGAACATCTGGGGTTTCCCAACGGCCACGTTACAGTCGTCTCCGGCGATGAACACAAAATAGTCGCCAGTAGCGGGCTGCAATCGACGATTACGGCGGGAGACGAGACGCCACTTTCCGAGACGTACTGTAGACACGCCCTCAACGAATCCGGGATTTACGTCGTCACCAACGCGAGTGAGGCAATGGCGACTGACCCTGCCTACGAGCGGTTCGGACTAGAGGCCTACGTCGGCGCGACGCTTCGAGCAGACGGAGCGGAGTACGGAACGCTGTGTTTCGTCAACGACACCGAGTCGATTTCGGAGTTCTCGGACTGGCAGCAGACGCTGTTCGAACATCTCACACAGTGGGTCGAAGCGGAGATCGAGCGTGAACTCGCTGTCGATACACGCGAGCAGAGCCAGCGGTTGTTGGAAGCGACGTTCAATTCACCGGAGACGTTCATCGGAATTCTCAACGCTGACGGAAATCTTATCAGGGCGAACGAAACGGCGCTCGGATTCATCGATGTCGATGACGACGCCGTCTTCGGGGAGCCGTTCTGGGAAACGCCCTGGTGGAACCACAGTGAAGGAGTCGCGTGCCGTTGTCAGAACGCTGTCGAGCGGGCGAGTGAGGGTGAGATGGTCAGGTTCGAGGCCGAGCATGTCGGCACAGACGGCCAGCGTATCTCGACTGCCGTCGTGGCCCGGCCGGTGATGGTCGACGGCACCGTGCAGAAAATAATCGTCGAGGGGACGGATATCACGGATCTCAAGCGCCGCGAAGAGCAAATGGAGTTTTTTAACAGTATTCTCAGGCATGACATCCTCAACGGGATGACGGTCATCGAGGCGCGTGCAGAAACGCTGGCAGACGCACTTACCGGGACACAGGCGGCCTACGCCGAAACGATTCTGGACTGGAGTCAGGACATCGTCGACCTCACACAGAAGGTCCGAAGCGTCCTGAGTACGATGTCAGATGAGGGGCTAACCGAGGCAGAGCCGATGGAACTAGGTTCGGTTGTCGAAGGGGCGACAAAAAAAGCGGTTTCGATGGACGAGGACTGCACGCTCAGAACAGACATCCACGACGAGACTGTGGTCGTGGCTGACGACCTCCTTGACGATGTCGTCGGGAACATTTTGACGAACGCTGTCGAGCACGGCGGTCCGGGCACCACAATCGAGGTGACGACGGAACGCGTCGGCTCGATGGTCCATCTTCGCATCGCTGACGACGGCCCCGGAATACCCCCCGCAGAGCGTGAGGCAATCTTCGAGCGAGGAGAGCATGGAACCGAGTCCACGGGGACCGGGTTCGGCCTCTATTTCGTATCAGTGATGGTCGACAGCTACGGCGGCGACATCTGGGTCGAAGAGAGCGACCTCGGCGGCAGCGAATTCGTCGTCTCACTGCCAGTAGAATAA